A section of the Primulina eburnea isolate SZY01 chromosome 1, ASM2296580v1, whole genome shotgun sequence genome encodes:
- the LOC140810621 gene encoding uncharacterized protein — protein sequence MAAMFTANTSVLNISSSLSKNYPSVSVRPKVSRVGFITPRYPALKVPHATDGSRAEENVQGWKNKANNAAESVSGKVGEAGDRAADSLHDLQGNAKEAFGGASDKADEIKGKSQNSAGDVADKTKDYAHDAEKSGKGAAGTVMDKTKEAAGSVADNTKGAAHGAKENTENVVDGVADAARSVGDKAKQTAENIKNTVTGKADEAQSRR from the exons ATGGCAGCCATGTTTACAGCTAACACATCAGTCCTTAATATCTCAAGTTCTTTGTCTAAAAATTACCCTTCCGTTTCTGTTCGTCCTAAAGTATCCAGGGTTGGCTTTATTACTCCCAGATATCCTGCTCTTAAG GTTCCGCATGCAACCGACGGGAGCCGAGCCGAAGAGAATGTCCAGGGATGGAAGAATAAGGCTAACAACGCCGCCGAAAGTGTGTCGGGCAAGGTGGGCGAAGCTGGAGACAGGGCGGCTGATTCACTGCACGACTTGCAGGGGAACGCGAAGGAGGCATTCGGCGGCGCCTCAGATAAAGCTGATGAGATAAAGGGCAAAAGTCAGAACTCAGCCGGAGATGTGGCCGACAAAACAAAGGACTACGCACACGACGCGGAGAAAAGTGGGAAAGGAGCTGCGGGAACGGTGATGGACAAGACGAAGGAAGCGGCCGGGTCGGTGGCTGATAATACCAAGGGCGCTGCTCATGGAGCTAAGGAGAACACCGAGAATGTGGTGGACGGCGTGGCGGACGCAGCACGGAGTGTAGGAGACAAGGCGAAGCAGACGGCGGAGAATATCAAAAATACAGTGACGGGGAAGGCGGATGAAGCGCAGTCTAGGCGTTAA
- the LOC140823795 gene encoding pentatricopeptide repeat-containing protein At3g22150, chloroplastic, translated as MRLAMLSSPLPLPFSTSSVAQTCHRNCSAAASPLQQHSTTPGTHQLDQNPRGKQKTIRFRLSELCRQGQVHLARQLFDAIPQPTTVLWNTIIIGYICNSMPHEAISLYSSMFCTISSSSTPQMCDAYTYSSVLKACAETKQLLVGKALHCHILRSHVNPSRIVYNSLLNMYLACLLSEVHLLRCDMVARLFETMRKRNVVSWNTMISWYAKSSKFVEAVGIFSMMMKTDVKPTVVSFVNLFPALAGLRDIEIANLVFGMVVKLGDEYVNDLFVVSSAISMFAEVGCLDTARKIFNNCSEKNAHVWNAMIGSYVQNNCPTDALELFCNALEYQNDDDIDDVTFLLALTAASQLQCLDVAQQLHSYLIKISFASPIVLLNAVIALYSRCNWICDSFKVFSEMQERDVVSWNSMIFALVQNGLDDEGLMLVYEMQKHGFSTDDVTITALLSAASNLRDPEIGKQTHAYLIRHCIQFSGMESYLIDMYAKSGLTQAAETIFNSNCKDDRDQAIWNAMISGSMQNGLIGQSFIIFQQMMEENVIPNAMTLVSILPACSQSGNIGLGKLLHGFAIRNFMDQNVFVSSAMVDMYSKSGAIVYAERVFMTTTGKNSVTCTNMILGYGQHGMVEKAFMLFYSMKEWGVDPDAVTFVAVLSACSYAGLIDEGIEIFELMECKYGIRPSREHYACVVDMLGRVGRVVEAYDFALRLGKEGNVSGIWGSLLAACKIHKNFELGKSVANKLLEIEGADRITGYHVLLSNMHAEEGNWEDVKSLRQEMLQKGWMKEVGCSWIDASGYANCFTSKDRRHPQCAEIYQLLKVLSENMKDAGDAPPLLCSEC; from the coding sequence ATGCGTCTGGCAATGTTGTCCTCACCATTGCCCCTACCCTTTTCCACTTCTTCCGTCGCACAAACATGCCACCGGAATTGTTCAGCCGCCGCTTCGCCGTTACAACAACACTCGACAACACCAGGCACACACCAATTAGACCAAAATCCACGTGGAAAACAAAAAACAATCCGATTTCGATTGAGCGAGCTCTGCAGACAAGGGCAGGTCCACCTCGCCCGCCAACTTTTCGATGCAATTCCCCAGCCAACTACTGTTCTTTGGAATACTATTATTATCGGATACATTTGTAACAGTATGCCACATGAAGCCATCTCCCTCTACTCCAGCATGTTCTGTACTATAAGCTCCTCCTCGACCCCTCAAATGTGTGATGCTTATACTTACTCTTCCGTGCTTAAAGCCTGTGCTGAGACGAAGCAGCTTTTGGTAGGTAAAGCGTTGCACTGTCATATTTTACGTTCCCATGTAAATCCCAGTAGAATTGTTTACAATTCTTTGTTGAATATGTATCTGGCTTGTCTTTTGAGTGAGGTACATTTGCTGAGGTGTGATATGGTGGCGAGGCTGTTTGAGACCATGCGGAAGCGAAATGTGGTTTCTTGGAATACTATGATTTCCTGGTATGCAAAGTCCAGTAAATTTGTGGAAGCAGTTGGGATTTTCTCGATGATGATGAAAACGGATGTTAAGCCTACTGTTGTTAGTTTTGTGAATCTTTTTCCGGCTTTGGCTGGTTTAAGGGATATTGAAATTGCTAATCTGGTTTTTGGGATGGTTGTGAAATTGGGGGATGAGTATGTAAATGACTTGTTTGTGGTGAGCTCAGCGATTTCCATGTTTGCCGAAGTTGGTTGCCTTGATACAGCTAGGAAGATTTTTAATAATTGTTCAGAGAAAAACGCTCATGTTTGGAACGCGATGATAGGTAGTTATGTTCAGAATAATTGCCCAACCGATGCACTTGAGCTGTTCTGTAATGCCTTGGAGTATCAgaatgatgatgatatagatgatGTGACATTCCTCCTGGCATTAACCGCAGCTTCACAGTTGCAATGCTTGGATGTTGCCCAGCAGCTGCATTCATATTTAATTAAGATTTCCTTCGCTTCTCCTATTGTTCTGCTAAATGCAGTTATAGCTTTGTATTCAAGGTGCAATTGGATTTGCGATTCATTCAAAGTTTTCAGTGAAATGCAGGAAAGAGATGTTGTGTCATGGAACTCCATGATATTTGCTCTGGTGCAGAATGGGTTGGATGATGAAGGGTTGATGCTTGTCTATGAGATGCAAAAGCACGGATTTTCCACTGATGATGTGACAATTACTGCTTTGCTCTCAGCTGCATCAAATCTTAGAGACCCGGAAATTGGCAAGCAGACCCATGCTTATCTGATCAGACATTGTATTCAATTCAGTGGTATGGAGAGTTATCTCATAGATATGTATGCAAAATCAGGTTTAACACAAGCTGCAGAAACAATCTTTAATAGCAATTGCAAAGACGATCGTGATCAAGCCATTTGGAACGCCATGATTTCTGGGAGCATGCAAAATGGGTTGATTGGTCAATCCTTCATTATTTTTCAGCAGATGATGGAGGAGAATGTCATCCCCAATGCCATGACCTTGGTCTCGATTCTTCCAGCATGCAGTCAGTCTGGTAATATAGGTCTGGGTAAGCTTCTCCACGGTTTTGCTATTCGGAATTTCATGGACCAAAATGTCTTCGTGAGCTCTGCTATGGTGGATATGTACTCAAAATCAGGTGCAATTGTTTATGCCGAAAGAGTTTTTATGACTACCACTGGAAAAAATTCAGTCACTTGCACTAATATGATACTGGGTTATGGTCAACATGGAATGGTTGAGAAGGCTTTTATGCTATTTTATTCTATGAAGGAATGGGGCGTAGACCCTGATGCTGTTACTTTTGTGGCAGTCTTATCCGCTTGCAGTTATGCTGGTTTAATCGATGAAGGCATAGAAATATTTGAGTTGATGGAGTGCAAATATGGGATAAGACCCTCAAGAGAACATTATGCTTGTGTTGTGGACATGTTAGGAAGAGTTGGGAGGGTCGTTGAAGCATATGATTTTGCACTAAGATTGGGTAAAGAAGGCAATGTGTCGGGAATCTGGGGGTCACTGCTCGCTGCCTGCAAAATTCATAAAAACTTTGAGTTGGGAAAATCTGTAGCTAATAAGTTGCTTGAAATTGAGGGGGCTGACAGGATCACAGGTTATCATGTTCTCCTTTCTAACATGCATGCGGAAGAAGGAAACTGGGAAGATGTGAAGAGTTTGAGGCAAGAAATGCTACAAAAGGGTTGGATGAAGGAGGTCGGTTGCAGTTGGATTGATGCTTCTGGTTATGCTAACTGTTTTACATCCAAAGATAGAAGGCACCCCCAGTGTGCAGAgatttatcagttgttgaagGTTTTGTCCGAAAACATGAAGGATGCTGGTGATGCGCCTCCGCTTCTGTGTAGTGAATGCTAG
- the LOC140823809 gene encoding U-box domain-containing protein 14, with amino-acid sequence MAENSKDDDMLGQLCELVDAIYGLPDCRTVSKKMYGNLVRRVKLLSPLFEELKEGGAEEGIGSDAVEGLASLRTAIESALELLKSVHEGSKIFQALQINKIAGRFDDVTEQIVAALDQIPYAKLKMPDEVREQIELVHAQFKRAVGRMESPDLQMAMDLAAVQMDDDPDPTVFKRLSEKLNLMTMNDIKKESLAIHEMVISSGGVPDGVSEEYFEIMSFLLRKLKDCVVMSNPDSDATESDKTSFRYRSPVIPDDFRCPISLELMKDPVIVSTGQTYERSCIQKWLDAGHKTCPKTQQSLLHTALTPNYVLKSLIALWCETNGIELPKKQANGRNKISGGGLDCDRAAIDVLLQKLANGNAEQQRAASGELRLLAKRNADNRVCIAEAGAIPLLVELLSSTDQRTQEHAVTALLNLSINEANKATIVNAGAITEIVDVLKNGSIEARENAAAALFSLSVVDENKVQIGAAGAIPPLIDLLCQGTPRGKKDAATAIFNLSIYQGNKVRAVRAGIVPPLVRLLKDLGGGMVDEALAILAILASHQEGKAAIGKAGPIPFLVEVIRTGSPRNRENAAAILWSLCTGNQDHLKIARNLGAEEALKELLENGTDRAKRKAGSVLEQLERVEVAIVS; translated from the exons ATGGCGGAAAATTCCAAGGATGATGATATGCTGGGTCAACTCTGCGAGTTGGTTGATGCTATCTATGGGTTACCAGATTGCAGGACGGTTTCGAAGAAGATGTACGGTAATCTGGTGAGGCGGGTGAAGCTCTTGAGCCCTCTGTTCGAGGAGTTGAAGGAGGGTGGTGCGGAGGAGGGAATCGGAAGCGACGCCGTTGAGGGGCTTGCGTCCCTCAGAACTGCCATTGAATCGGCTCTTGAGCTTCTTAAATCGGTCCACGAAGGCAGTAAGATTTTCCAG GCTCTACAAATTAACAAGATTGCTGGCAGGTTCGATGATGTAACTGAACAGATCGTAGCAGCATTGGACCAGATTCCCTATGCTAAACTCAAAATGCCTGATGAAGTTCGAGAACAG ATTGAACTCGTACATGCACAATTTAAAAGAGCAGTAGGTCGAATGGAATCTCCTGATTTGCAAATGGCGATGGACTTAGCTGCAGTCCAAATGGACGACGATCCTGACCCCACAGTATTCAAAAGGCTTTCGGAGAAGTTAAATCTTATGACTATGAATGATATAAAGAAGGAGTCACTTGCCATCCACGAAATGGTTATCTCTAGCGGTGGAGTTCCTGATGGAGTTTCGGAGGAGTACTTTGAGATTATGTCATTTCTTTTGCGGAAGTTAAAGGATTGTGTGGTGATGAGTAATCCAGATTCTGATGCTACTGAAAGTGACAAGACTTCATTCCGGTATAGATCTCCGGTCATTCCGGATGATTTCCGCTGCCCAATATCACTAGAGCTGATGAAAGATCCCGTGATTGTGTCCACCGGGCAG ACTTATGAACGGTCCtgcatacagaaatggctggatGCGGGGCATAAGACCTGCCCCAAGACTCAGCAGTCGTTATTGCATACTGCTCTAACCCCCAACTATGTGTTGAAAAGTCTCATTGCTCTGTGGTGTGAAACTAATGGTATCGAGCTTCCTAAAAAACAAGCCAATGGCCGGAACAAAATATCGGGTGGGGGTTTAGACTGTGATCGTGCGGCTATAGATGTCTTGCTGCAAAAACTTGCAAACGGCAACGCCGAGCAGCAAAGAGCAGCTTCCGGTGAGCTTCGTTTACTCGCTAAAAGAAATGCCGATAATCGAGTATGCATAGCCGAAGCAGGAGCCATACCGTTGTTAGTCGAACTTCTATCCTCCACCGATCAGAGGACTCAGGAACATGCCGTCACAGCACTTCTCAACCTCTCCATAAACGAGGCAAATAAAGCAACTATCGTAAATGCCGGTGCTATTACTGAAATTGTTGATGTGCTGAAAAATGGCAGCATAGAAGCTAGAGAAAATGCAGCGGCTGCCCTTTTTAGTTTATCAGTTGTTGATGAGAACAAAGTACAAATCGGGGCAGCAGGAGCCATACCACCGTTGATTGATTTGCTCTGTCAAGGCACTCCAAGAGGTAAGAAAGATGCAGCCACCGCTATATTTAATCTTTCAATTTACCAAGGAAACAAAGTCAGAGCTGTAAGAGCTGGAATAGTGCCACCACTAGTGAGACTGCTGAAGGATCTTGGAGGAGGAATGGTGGATGAAGCACTTGCGATATTGGCTATACTTGCCAGTCATCAAGAAGGAAAAGCTGCGATCGGTAAAGCTGGGCCAATCCCCTTTTTGGTAGAGGTAATCAGGACAGGTTCACCACGTAACCGGGAAAACGCAGCTGCGATATTGTGGTCGTTATGCACAGGTAACCAAGATCATTTAAAGATCGCTCGAAATCTTGGGGCGGAGGAAGCATTGAAAGAATTGTTGGAGAATGGCACTGACAGGGCTAAAAGAAAAGCTGGAAGTGTTTTGGAGCAGCTCGAACGGGTTGAAGTAGCGATTGTTTCTTGA